One genomic segment of Pagrus major chromosome 13, Pma_NU_1.0 includes these proteins:
- the LOC141007351 gene encoding E3 SUMO-protein ligase ZBED1-like — translation MRAHMSRFHPGEAAWAKDERLKPVIPPNQRILHEVARLAPSSERAKKITKCISYFIAKDMRPYSVVENTGFRYMVHSLEPRYVIPSQSFFTLKSIPNLYKETKLSVQESLNSAHRVAITWDAWTSKATVSYMTVTAHYVSSKWKLMSYVLQTRAMDDSHTGANMCEFLKAMADEWGIEKHDLVLVTDNASNMSLAAELGNFLHVQCYAHTLNIACQRALKLPTVARLLGRVRRITAFFHRSTTASHVLEQKQALLELPKHKLKTDAPTRWNSGFDMVERFLEQQPAVCAVLLSPQVRKGAHDICTLSEADVSGAEHLVTALKPMKLATTTMSEESIPTLSVIAPLHAQLLANFTTASEDDPMTREVVRQEAHMPEEEGDNMAETHDESEDDVVEEFRVQGPELEEAGSSTPLTPSTPSTLRPSSLTALLGQTFSAVTTVKPKSVQIRVEEEVRRYLEAPSLPLTDNPLEWWRSNNLMYPRLAKLAKRYLCIPGTSTAAERVFSTAGDIVSAQRSMLTPQHVDQLVFLHKNLVVPEQ, via the exons ATGAGGGCTCACATGTCGCGCTTCCATCCAGGGGAGGCAGCCTGGGCAAAGGACGAGCGCCTGAAGCCTGTCATCCCACCAAACCAGCGCATTCTCCACGAGGTTGCGAGGCTTGCGCCCAGCTCAGAGCGAGCTAAGAAAATCACCAAGTGTATATCCTACTTCATTGCGAAGGACATGAGACCATACAGCGTGGTGGAAAACACAGGCTTCCGCTACATGGTCCACAGTCTGGAGCCAAGATATGTTATTCCATCCCAGAGCTTTTTCACGCTTAAATCGATTCCAAATCTTTACAAGGAGACAAAGCTTTCCGTGCAAGAGTCCCTCAACTCTGCTCACAGGGTAGCAATAACGTGGGATGCCTGGACATCCAAAGCTACAGTCTCATACATGACCGTTACAGCTCATTATGTCAGCAGTAAATGGAAGCTAATGTCCTATGTACTTCAGACGAGAGCTATGGATGATAGCCACACAGGCGCAAATATGTGTGAGTTTCTCAAAGCAATGGCAGACGAGTGGGGAATAGAGAAACACGACCTGGTTCTCGTCACCGACAATGCTTCTAACATGAGCTTGGCTGCTGAGCTTGGCAACTTTCTACATGTCCAGTGTTACGCTCACACCCTCAACATCGCTTGCCAACGAGCCCTAAAGCTGCCCACTGTAGCCCGACTATTGGGTAGAGTCAGACGGATCACTGCCTTCTTTCATCGCAGCACCACAGCCAGTCATGTGTTGGAACAAAAGCAGGCCCTACTCG aACTGCCTAAACATAAACTGAAAACGGATGCTCCAACAAGGTGGAACAGTGGCTTCGATATGGTTGAGAGGTTCCTTGAACAACAGCCAGCTGTCTGTGctgtgctcctctctcctcaa GTGAGGAAAGGCGCACATGACATCTGCACACTGAGTGAGGCAGATGTGTCTGGTGCTGAACACCTGGTGACAGCCCTCAAGCCCATGAAGTTGGCAACCACCACAATGTCTGAGGAGAGCATTCCTACTCTCTCTGTCATTGCCCCACTACATGCACAGCTCCTGGCCAACTTCACCACTGCATCAGAGGATGACCCGATGACCCGTGAA GTGGTGAGGCAAGAGGCTCACATGCCTGAGGAGGAAGGTGATAACATGGCTGAGACGCACGATGAAAGTGAGGATGACGTAGTTGAGGAGTTTCGAGTCCAAGGCCCGGAACTGGAGGAGGCCGGCTCCTCCACCCCCTTaaccccctccaccccctccaccttGAGACCATCTTCACTGACTGCACTCCTGGGCCAAACTTTTAGTGCTGTCACCACAGTGAAGCCCAAGTCAGTACAAATCAGGGTTGAGGAAGAGGTTCGCAGGTATCTGGAGGCCCCTTCACTTCCTCTCACTGATAACCCCCTTGAGTGGTGGCGCTCCAACAATCTTATGTATCCTCGCCTAGCCAAGCTGGCCAAACGATACTTATGTATCCCTGGCACGAGCACTGCTGCAGAAAGAGTGTTCTCCACTGCGGGGGACATTGTGTCAGCACAACGGAGTATGCTCACTCCACAACATGTGGACCAGCTGGTCTTCCTCCATAAGAATCTGGTTGTTCCAGAGCAATGA